The Paenibacillus mucilaginosus 3016 genome includes the window GGCATTCGGTAAGCAAAATTCCCTTTTTTCAGCGCCATCAAGGCGTTCAGCAGTTCCCCCGTATCTAATTGATCAACGGAAGAATCTTGATTACGTTCCTGGTCCGACATGATCCTGTTCCTTTCGTCGATAGATTCGGCAGCTTGTCAGCTATATATGAAGCGTTCATCCTTTCTATTTTACTATCCGGCTCACCCGATGTCTTACGACCAATGAACTAAGTATGATCCGGTACGCATGTCGAACGGGATCGAAAAAACCATGCCGCCATCAGGGCAGCATGGTTGGATTCATGCGGGGGACTCCGGTCCCCCCGACCTGTTCAACTCCGGAACCATCGTTACGGCTGCAGCGCCGCTTCGCGCGGCGGCTCCGGATACAGCTCCGACGACAGGTAGCGCTCGCCCGAATCGGGCAGAAGCACGGCGATCAGCTTCCCGCGGTACTCCTTCCTGCGGGCGAGCTTCGCGGCCGCGAAGACGGCCGCTCCGGACGAGATGCCGACGAGCAGCCCTTCGGTCCGGGCCAGCTTCCTGGCCGTCTCCACCGCATCACGGCTGCGTACCTGCACGATCTCGTCGATGACGCTGCGGTTCACGATGCCGGGCACGAAGCCCGCACCGAGCCCCTGAATCCGGTTGCCCGGACCGGGACGGCCGCCCGAGAGCACCGGAGACTCCTGAGGCTCCACCGCCACGATGCGGACCGCGGGACGATGCTCTTTCAGGAATTCTCCTACGCCTGTGATCGTCCCTCCAGAGCCGACCCCGGCCACGAAGACATCCACCTGCCCGTCGGTATCCTCCCAGATCTCCCTGGCGGTCGTCCGCCGGTGCACCTCCGGGTTCGCCGGGTTGTCGAACTGCTGGGGAATGAACGCGTTCGGGTGAAGAGCCGCAAGCTCCTGCGCCCGCCGGACCGCGCCGCCCATCCCTTCGGCGCCCGGGGTCAGCACAAGCTCTGCGCCAAGGGCGGACAGCAGGCTCCGCCTCTCCGTGCTCATCGTGTCCGGCATCGTCAGAATGAGCCGGTACCCGCGGGCCGCGGTTACGAAGGCAAGCGCGATGCCCGTGTTGCCGCTGGTCGGTTCGATGATCACCGTATCCTTGGAGATCAGGCCGCGGGCCTCCGCATCCTCGATCATCGCATACCCGATCCGGTCCTTCACGCTGCCAGCCGGGTTGAAATACTCCAGCTTCGCGGCCAGCCTGGCCTCGAGCCCCTCCGCCTGCGCGAAGCGGGAGAGCTCCAGCATCGGCGTCCGGCCGATCAGCTCCGTGAGATTGTGGGCGATATTCACGGGAATCACTCGCTTTCTATACAGGGTTTGCTGGTAATCCTAATCGGAATAGATGACAATACCATCATACGCCCCCCGGAGCCCGATGTACAATCCGGACGACGTCCCTCCCGCTCCCCCACTATGGCCAGGCCTCCGTAAGCACGCAAAAAACACGTCTCCCCGACTACAACCCCCGGGGGAGACGTGCCTGCTATCCGCTTACGCGGCTTACACTTCGAACCGTTTGACAATCTCCTGCAGCTTGTCCGCCGTTTGCGCCAGATTCTCCGCGGAGGAGGAGATCTCCCGCATGGATTGAAGCTGCTCCTGGGCCAGCCCGTTCACCTGCTCCGCCGTCTTGGCCGTTCCCTGCGAGATGCCGGCCATGCTGAGCACCGACGCGGTCACCTGCTCGGACGCCGCGCTCATCTCCTCGGCCACCGCCGAGATCTCCTGGATCTGGCCGGACACTTCCTTCATCGATTCCATGATGGCATGGAAGTTCTGCGCGGCCTGGCCCGTGGTCGCCAGGCCGTCCTTCACGCGGCCCTTCACCTGCTCGAGCGAGGCGGCCGTCTCTCCGGTCTCCGTCTTGATCTCCTGGATCAGACGGGAGACCTCGGCCACCGAGCGCGAGGACTGCTCGGCCAGCTTCCGCACTTCCGAGGCGACGACGGCAAAGCCGCTGCCGTGCTCGCCCGCCCGGGCCGCCTCGATCGCGGCGTTCAGGGCAAGCAGGTTCGTCTGCTGCGAGATGCCCTGAATCGCCCCGAGGATCTCCTCGATCTCCTCGGAGGTGCGGCGCAGCCGGCTGAACGAATCGTCGGACTTCTCGACCGCTTCGTCGATCTCGGCCATCTGGCCGACCATCCGCTGCATCGATTCGTCCCCTTCGGCAGCCTTCAGGCTCGTCCCATGCGACGAATCGGCCACGCCCGAAGCGCTCTCCGCCACGCGCTGGATACCGGCCGCCATCTCCTCGAGGGCGCGGGCGCTCTCGGCCATCGCCTGGTTCTGGTTATCGGCGCCTGCGGCCACCCGGTCGATCGCTTCCGCGATGCTGCCGGCCTGTGCCGAGGTCCGTCCGGCGCCGCCGGACAGCTGCTCGGACGAGGAGGCCACGAGCACGGTCGTGCCCTGCACCTCCCGGATCACGCTGTGCATCGATTCCGTCATCTCATTGAAGGCCTGGGCCAGACGGCCGATCTCGTTGCGGGAGATGAGCTGGACACGCTTCGTGAGATCTCCTTCCTTGATCCGGCCGGCGGCTTCCACCAGCTCGTCGAGCGGGCCGACGATCGCCCGGCGGGTGGAGCGGACGAGCAGCGTGCCGATCAGGAGCATGACTGCAAGCACGGACACCATTGTGATGAGAATCGGATTCGCCTTCTGTCCATACGTGGAGACCGCCATCATCGTGCCTACCTTCCATCCCGTCAGGGAGCTGGTGGCATAGACGATTTCCGTGGATACCCCGTCGACGTCGACAATGATATCCCCTTCGCCGCCCACCATGTCCTTCACCCAATCGCCCGCCGGCTCGCCGGACTTGAAGTCCGGGTGATAGAGGATCTTGTTATCGGAGGTGAGCAGCATAAGCTTGCGGTCCTTGTCCTTGTTGAGCCCCGTCATGACCTCAACCAGCTGATCGAGGCTCATGTCCACCGCGAACACGCCCGAGCCGTCGCGGAAGGTCTTGGAGATGGAGATGACCTGCTTGCCCGTCGTCGTGCTGAGGAACGGTCCATAGATGACCACCTCGCTCGGGACCGCCGCCGCCCGCTGATACCAGGGGCGCGTCGTCGGGTCATAGCCGGCCGGAATCGGATCTTTTACGGACTGGATTTTGCGTTTGTCGGAAGTGCCTACATATACGTTAAGCAGTTCGGGATGCTGCGCCTGATAGGCGTCCAGCCGGGCCTGCAGGGCCGGAACCGCCGAAGGCTGCACGGTATCCGCCGTCAACTCGCCGGCAAGGAAGGCCGTATCCGCTTTGAGCGGCTGGATGAGCCCCTTCACCCAATCGGTAACAAGCTGGTTCGTCTCCAGCGAGCTGACCTGCAGCAGGCTCTTGACCTCGCCCCGTGCCGACGTATACGAACCGATGCCGATCAGGACACTAGGGACAATCAGCAGGGAATACATCGAGACGAGGAGCAGAATACGGATGGAAATGTTCGTGAATTTCATGTTTCTCTCCCCTTTTTTGTCTGTGCTAACCAGATTTACGCCGCAGCATCTGCCGCCGCGCACATCATTCACCTCCTTATATCGGCCGGCCGCCGCCAAAAATGAAGTCTCTCCCGGCCGCAGCACTCCCCCGTCTCCGCTGCGTCTCCTGCTCTCTCCACGCCAAAGAGCCGTGCCTGCCCCGAAACTCCACGTTTCGGGATCGACACGGCTCTTCGCCGGCCTTCGCTTATCCTATGCCGTTTCACGCTCCTCCGGTGCCGCCACGGCCTGAACGGGCCGGAGCGTTACGCTGCTGCGGCCGTCCACGCCGACCGGCACGTCTCCTGCGATCGTAACCCGGTGAACCACCCGGTGCTGGCTGCCGTAATCGTTGACCGCATAATGCTGTGTCGCCCGGTTGTCCCAGATCGCCACATCGCCGGCCTTCCAGCGCCACCTTACGGTGTTCTCCAGCTGGATGACATGGTTCTGCAGCACCTCGAACAGACGCGCCGAATCGGAGGACGAGAGACCCACGATCCGCTTGACGAAGTGCCCGAGCAGCAGCACCCGCTCTCCGGTCTCGGGATGGACCCTCACAATCGGATGCTCGGTCTCGTATACGGTGGAGGCGAAGACCTCCTTGTGCCGCCGGGCGGCTTCCTCGGAGGCCTGTGGACGTCTGGCCGCATAGTCGTAGTCGTTGGAGTGGACCGCACGCAGCTTGTCCGCCAGCTCCCGGAGCTCGGCGGGCAGGTGGGCATAGGCCGCCGCCGTGTTCGCCCACACGGTATCGCCCCCAGACCCCGGCACGGTCAGCGCCCGCAGGATCGACGCCTTGGGATAATCGGCGACGAAGGTGACGTCCGTGTGCCAGGAATCCGCGCGTCCGCCATGCCCCGAGGAGTCAAGCTCGAGCACGTAATCGCTTCCTTCCTTCACAGGAACCGTCGGATGGGCGACCGGTTCCCCGAGCAGGCGGGCGAACGCCTCCTGCTCCGCGTCATCCAGGTGATGCTGGTCCCGGAAGAACAGCACCTTGTGCTTCAGCAGCGCCTCGTTCAATTCCTTCACGGCTTCGGCATCGAGCCCGCCCGACAAGCGGACTCCTTCCACGACGGCACCGATTCTCCCCGCCACAGGTACAACGCTCAGTCCGGCCGATTCCTTCTTCTCCGTTGTGCTCATTCCTGCATCCTCCCTTGAACTGTGATGGGTACACACCCCCGGCTCCGACAGCCGGCAGCAGCAAAAGGCCGGTGAGCAGCGGTGGGCTGCTTGCCGGCCTCCAGTGTACTGGTGGGCGATTCCGTTAAATAAAAATAATTCTTATCGGATTAATATGAATTATATTCGACGCATCCTTGCCTGTCAATACCCCCGATGATTTGTAAATAAATTCCTTACAAATCGGGCGAACCTGTTTCTTCCGGCCCCCATCGGGTTATTATGTTAGTAACTACATAACGTTGGATGGTGATGATGATGCGGTCCACAGTGACGGCCAAGATCGAGTCCCTCCGGAGCGAACTCAATGAACTCGCTCCCCAAAAAGACAAACTGGTGGACAGTGCAGTCATCCGCCTCAGCCAAGAACTCGACAGGATGATTATGGATTATTATAGAAGCAGAACACGCCCCGAGGGTGCAAAGAAGGCACGCGGCAGCCGCTGCATTCAAAATTAATCCTGCTCGGGAAGCCTTGATGAACCCGTTTCTCTCCCCGAGAAACGGGTTTTTGGTATGCGACTGGTTTTGGGCATGCGACTGGTTTTGGGTACGCAACGGATTTTTGGAATGCAAGGTTGGGTGTGCCCGGGCTGTGATTCTCCCGAATAGCCTCCGCAAGCGGAGGGTTATAGTAAAGAATAACAACCCCGTATGGAGGAGGCGCCCGCCGTGGAATTTTTCACTCATCAAGAGAGCTTGACCGCCATGCAGTGGGTGCTTCGGGCGGTGACCGCCTACCTGTTCCTGATGATTGCCGCCCGCAGCATGGGCGAGCGGTCGATTTCCCAGCTGCGGCTGACGGACCTCATCATCGCCCTGCTGCTCGGCAATATCATTGCCCATCCCCTCTCCGACGAAGAACTTGGGCTTGAAGGGTCGATGATCACCAGCGCTTCCGTAATCTTTTTGTATGTTCTCACAACCAAGATCGCGCTCAAGTGGAGCTTTCTGAGGCATTACCTGGAGCCCGCACCCCTTCCGCTGATCCGCAGCGGAAGGCTGATCCGTGAGCATCTGCACAAAGCCCGGCTGACGATCGATTACCTGTTCACCGAGCTCCGCGCCCAGGGCGTGGATGAGATCGGCAAGGTGGAGCTGGCCTTGTGGGAGCCCGGCGGCATTCTGTCCCTGTTCCTTAAGCCCGAATACCAGCCCGTCACCCCTGCAGCCCTCGAGCTCTCCACCGAGCCCTTCCATCTGCCGATGCCGGTCATCAAAGACGGGCGCATCGACCGCAAGCAGCTCCACGTGTTCGGCCATACGGACGAGTGGCTGCTGAAGAAGCTGGCCGAGGCCACCCCTCTGGCTCCCGAAGAGATTCTTCTGGCCACGCTGGATGATCAGGAACGGCTCCAGGTCTATGCCAAATAATCCGTCAGGCCGCACAGCGAGAGCACAGGAAAAAGGGAAGGAGCAGGGCTGACGCCTCTACTCTTCCCCATCCGTGTTCCCATACCCGGCCGCCGGCCGGATCCAGCCGATCTCCACTTCGCGCTCCCGCGCGTAATGTACCAGAGGAGCCCCCTTCAGTGTGAAGGGCAGCCCCTGGCCGGCCGTCATGGAATTCTCCGCCAGGCGCACCTCGGCCATCTGCAGCCGCCACGGCTCATGCGAGATGTCGCACCGCAGCACCTCCCCGCCGCGCTTCACGGTAAACAGCGAATAGCGCTCGGTCAGCCAGTGGACCAGTGACCCCGGGGCTGCCGAGAAAGGGGCCGACAGCGGACGGTACATGCCGCAGAAGGCCGTCTCCCCGGCCCCGCCGCCCCGGGTCCGCCGGCACGCATACCGCACCCAGCCTTCGCCCGGACCGGACGCAACCGACATTTCCGCCCGGAAGTACGGGAGATGATAGAACCTTCTGGCCAGCGCTGCGGCAAGCGCATGCGATGTGTCCAGGGAGAAAAAAATACACGCCGGGCCTGCCGCCCACCCGGACATAGGTCCGCACATTCAGCTCCGGAAAAGCGCTCCCGCCCGGGATCGGCGGAAGCCCCCGGGCCCGGATGCCGTTCATGCGGAAGGGCACGATACCGATCCAGGCCTCGCCCCCGTACGTATCGAGGGGCAGTCCCGGCGGAAGGCAGCTTTGCAGCCGTGCCGGCGGCAGCGGCCAGTGGGCGAAGAGCAGGTCGAACCAGCGCTGCTTCATGACCCAGAAGCGGTTCCCCGCTTTGCCGCCGCACGGTCCGGACGGCTTATCGATACTCTGATGATCCAAGGGCTTCCTCTCTCCTTTCCTTCCCCGGTTCCTTTCCGTCGCCTCCCCGAATGCTCCGCTTTGTCCGCCTCAGCATCAGGAACAGCAGCACCGGCAGGAGAACCTCGACGGGAAGCGCCACCACCGGCCAGAACCGGTTAAAGCCCAGCATCTGGGTCGTGTTGTCGAAGAGCCAGAAGGAGCCGACATAAGCGGCGAGACCGAAGGGGTTAATCAGCTTGCGGGCGGACAGCCCGGGGAACATCCGGTGCAGGCCATGGCAGACGACAAAGAGGCTGTAGGCCACCTTCGTAATCATCGTCGGCAGATAGATGCCGACCAGCGGCAGATCGAACCGGTCAAGGAAGTCCGTAGCCCGGATCTGGCGGACCATCTCATAGGTGGGAAAGAGCACCCGGTCCGGAATCAGCGTCCCGAGGGTCAGGATCGTATACAAGGTAAGCAGCAGCAGCGCGGTCATCCCCGTCAGCATCGCTGTAAGTCCGGTGCGGAAGCGGAACACCGGCCCGGGGCAGATCAGGGGCAGGGCGATGATCTCTCCGATATAAGGAGCAACGATGTAAGCTCCCTGCAGCGGCGGGATCAGCCCCCGGTCGAAGAAGGGCCGGATGAACCGGAGATCGAAGTCCTGGAAGAGAAAGACGGGGATCAGGACGATGACGATCAGCAGCACCGGCAGCCACAGTTCGGTCATTCGTCCCAGAATCTCCATCCCTCCTCTGGCGATCATGATGACTGTGATGACGAGCAGCGAGGCCGTCACCGTGAGCGGCGTAAGGGGCAGGAGAATAATGTTTACGAAGTCGATCAGCATCCGCAGGTCCCGCATCAGCACGAACAGATAGAAGAAGATGAATACCGCGGCCAGAAATCGCCCGGCTGCCGGCATCGAATCGATCATAACGCTGAACAGATCCTGTCCCGGAAAACGCCGGGATATCCGGGCAAGCATCCAGAGCACCGGAAGGAAAAACAAAACGGCCGCCCCATAGGAGAACCAGGCATCCATCCGGGCCAGACCCAGCACGAGGTTAGGCACGGAGATCAGCGTCGTGTTCAGGATATAAGCGATGCCGATCAGAATCAGCTGCCGCTCCGATAATTTCTCCATCCACGGATCCTCCTTTAGGGGCTTGGGGGCACATATGGTTCGAGCAGCTTCTGAAGCAGGATCGTAGGCCTCGGCGTCTGGAACGTCATCTGCAAATAAATCCATGCGGCCAGGGATACCCCCATGATGCCGTACACCAGCCAGAGGCCCCGTCCCCGGCTCCCCTTAAAGTCTCTCCAGCTCCACGCGCCAACCAGCGCCGTCAGGACGATCATGGCCAGC containing:
- a CDS encoding GerAB/ArcD/ProY family transporter encodes the protein MEKLSERQLILIGIAYILNTTLISVPNLVLGLARMDAWFSYGAAVLFFLPVLWMLARISRRFPGQDLFSVMIDSMPAAGRFLAAVFIFFYLFVLMRDLRMLIDFVNIILLPLTPLTVTASLLVITVIMIARGGMEILGRMTELWLPVLLIVIVLIPVFLFQDFDLRFIRPFFDRGLIPPLQGAYIVAPYIGEIIALPLICPGPVFRFRTGLTAMLTGMTALLLLTLYTILTLGTLIPDRVLFPTYEMVRQIRATDFLDRFDLPLVGIYLPTMITKVAYSLFVVCHGLHRMFPGLSARKLINPFGLAAYVGSFWLFDNTTQMLGFNRFWPVVALPVEVLLPVLLFLMLRRTKRSIRGGDGKEPGKERREEALGSSEYR
- a CDS encoding aspartyl-phosphate phosphatase Spo0E family protein, yielding MRSTVTAKIESLRSELNELAPQKDKLVDSAVIRLSQELDRMIMDYYRSRTRPEGAKKARGSRCIQN
- a CDS encoding DUF421 domain-containing protein is translated as MEFFTHQESLTAMQWVLRAVTAYLFLMIAARSMGERSISQLRLTDLIIALLLGNIIAHPLSDEELGLEGSMITSASVIFLYVLTTKIALKWSFLRHYLEPAPLPLIRSGRLIREHLHKARLTIDYLFTELRAQGVDEIGKVELALWEPGGILSLFLKPEYQPVTPAALELSTEPFHLPMPVIKDGRIDRKQLHVFGHTDEWLLKKLAEATPLAPEEILLATLDDQERLQVYAK
- a CDS encoding methyl-accepting chemotaxis protein, yielding MKFTNISIRILLLVSMYSLLIVPSVLIGIGSYTSARGEVKSLLQVSSLETNQLVTDWVKGLIQPLKADTAFLAGELTADTVQPSAVPALQARLDAYQAQHPELLNVYVGTSDKRKIQSVKDPIPAGYDPTTRPWYQRAAAVPSEVVIYGPFLSTTTGKQVISISKTFRDGSGVFAVDMSLDQLVEVMTGLNKDKDRKLMLLTSDNKILYHPDFKSGEPAGDWVKDMVGGEGDIIVDVDGVSTEIVYATSSLTGWKVGTMMAVSTYGQKANPILITMVSVLAVMLLIGTLLVRSTRRAIVGPLDELVEAAGRIKEGDLTKRVQLISRNEIGRLAQAFNEMTESMHSVIREVQGTTVLVASSSEQLSGGAGRTSAQAGSIAEAIDRVAAGADNQNQAMAESARALEEMAAGIQRVAESASGVADSSHGTSLKAAEGDESMQRMVGQMAEIDEAVEKSDDSFSRLRRTSEEIEEILGAIQGISQQTNLLALNAAIEAARAGEHGSGFAVVASEVRKLAEQSSRSVAEVSRLIQEIKTETGETAASLEQVKGRVKDGLATTGQAAQNFHAIMESMKEVSGQIQEISAVAEEMSAASEQVTASVLSMAGISQGTAKTAEQVNGLAQEQLQSMREISSSAENLAQTADKLQEIVKRFEV
- a CDS encoding TauD/TfdA dioxygenase family protein, with protein sequence MSTTEKKESAGLSVVPVAGRIGAVVEGVRLSGGLDAEAVKELNEALLKHKVLFFRDQHHLDDAEQEAFARLLGEPVAHPTVPVKEGSDYVLELDSSGHGGRADSWHTDVTFVADYPKASILRALTVPGSGGDTVWANTAAAYAHLPAELRELADKLRAVHSNDYDYAARRPQASEEAARRHKEVFASTVYETEHPIVRVHPETGERVLLLGHFVKRIVGLSSSDSARLFEVLQNHVIQLENTVRWRWKAGDVAIWDNRATQHYAVNDYGSQHRVVHRVTIAGDVPVGVDGRSSVTLRPVQAVAAPEERETA
- the cysK gene encoding cysteine synthase A gives rise to the protein MNIAHNLTELIGRTPMLELSRFAQAEGLEARLAAKLEYFNPAGSVKDRIGYAMIEDAEARGLISKDTVIIEPTSGNTGIALAFVTAARGYRLILTMPDTMSTERRSLLSALGAELVLTPGAEGMGGAVRRAQELAALHPNAFIPQQFDNPANPEVHRRTTAREIWEDTDGQVDVFVAGVGSGGTITGVGEFLKEHRPAVRIVAVEPQESPVLSGGRPGPGNRIQGLGAGFVPGIVNRSVIDEIVQVRSRDAVETARKLARTEGLLVGISSGAAVFAAAKLARRKEYRGKLIAVLLPDSGERYLSSELYPEPPREAALQP
- a CDS encoding DUF2071 domain-containing protein, which codes for MSGWAAGPACIFFSLDTSHALAAALARRFYHLPYFRAEMSVASGPGEGWVRYACRRTRGGGAGETAFCGMYRPLSAPFSAAPGSLVHWLTERYSLFTVKRGGEVLRCDISHEPWRLQMAEVRLAENSMTAGQGLPFTLKGAPLVHYAREREVEIGWIRPAAGYGNTDGEE